In Desulfonatronovibrio hydrogenovorans DSM 9292, a single genomic region encodes these proteins:
- the lpxB gene encoding lipid-A-disaccharide synthase encodes MKKKLVWMNVCETSADNYGARLMAELKRRSPGLEIMGMGGPAMRRAGLQTVFRSEDLSLVGLTEVFSALPRILGYLKTIKARLKAKRPDILILMDAPDFNFRLARMAFELNIPVIYYIAPQAWAWRKSRVDFLRKYVDQVACILPFEQDFFRKHRVRTTFVGHPVMETLDLPSLEKIRPEPDRIAILPGSRKKEISSLLPLFVATAAQLRRENPGLIFSLIQAPGISQEYLQEFCGSAPWLEFISPENRYEYLKKSRLALAASGTVTLECAILEVPAVVAYKLSWISYLVGRLLIHVKNISMPNLILGKTVFPELIQDQANPEKMLSAVRTWLYDPEKTRQVMEDLKTIKSILGTRSAAQTTADLALKIMNKRKVHGQA; translated from the coding sequence ATGAAGAAAAAACTGGTCTGGATGAATGTCTGTGAAACATCTGCAGATAATTACGGTGCCAGGCTCATGGCTGAACTGAAAAGGCGATCACCCGGTCTTGAAATCATGGGCATGGGAGGTCCGGCCATGCGCCGGGCCGGGCTGCAGACGGTTTTCAGGTCCGAGGATCTCTCCCTGGTGGGTTTGACCGAAGTCTTTAGTGCTCTTCCCAGAATTCTGGGCTATCTTAAGACCATTAAAGCCCGGTTAAAGGCAAAAAGGCCTGACATCCTCATCCTGATGGATGCCCCTGATTTTAATTTTCGCCTGGCCCGGATGGCCTTTGAGCTGAATATACCGGTCATCTACTATATCGCACCCCAAGCCTGGGCCTGGCGCAAGTCAAGGGTTGATTTCCTGAGAAAATACGTGGATCAGGTGGCATGCATCCTGCCATTTGAACAGGATTTTTTCAGAAAACACCGGGTCAGGACGACCTTTGTCGGCCATCCGGTCATGGAAACCCTGGATTTGCCCAGCCTGGAAAAAATCAGGCCTGAACCGGACCGTATCGCCATTCTGCCCGGCAGCAGGAAAAAGGAAATCTCCTCTCTGCTGCCCTTGTTCGTTGCTACTGCTGCCCAGCTGCGCCGGGAAAATCCCGGTTTGATCTTCAGCCTTATCCAGGCCCCGGGGATCAGCCAGGAGTACCTGCAGGAATTTTGCGGATCAGCCCCCTGGCTGGAGTTCATATCCCCAGAAAACCGATATGAATACCTGAAAAAAAGCAGGCTGGCCCTGGCTGCTTCCGGGACCGTGACCCTGGAGTGCGCCATCCTTGAAGTCCCTGCTGTTGTGGCTTATAAACTTTCCTGGATCAGTTACCTGGTGGGTCGGCTGCTGATTCATGTCAAAAATATCAGCATGCCCAACCTGATTCTGGGCAAAACCGTTTTTCCGGAGTTGATCCAGGATCAGGCCAACCCGGAAAAGATGCTGTCAGCCGTCAGGACCTGGCTTTATGATCCGGAAAAGACCAGACAGGTCATGGAAGATCTCAAAACCATCAAGTCCATACTCGGAACCAGGTCCGCCGCCCAAACCACGGCTGATCTGGCCTTGAAAATCATGAACAAAAGGAAAGTCCATGGACAAGCTTAA
- a CDS encoding Gfo/Idh/MocA family oxidoreductase: MDKLKLGVVGVGHLGKFHARLAAEIEIIDLVGVYDINQDQAAKVCADCNSTPFAELDELLSRVDAVSIVVPTSEHFKVAMAALEQDCHIFIEKPIATSVQEADLIIARAREKNRKIQVGHIERFNPAMLAVKNYNLAPMFIEAHRLSQFNPRGCDVSVVLDLMIHDLDLILYMVNSPVTHIDACGVAVVSDTEDIANVRLKFATGCVANLTSSRISLRSMRRMRLFQKNQYIAMDFMEKKSDVFMLNQDQGQESDGMVVSQIGVGEKARNIVYQKPQVPEVNSLKMELEEFAKAVLLDLAPEVPGEQGRQALEVANTILDKIARP; the protein is encoded by the coding sequence ATGGACAAGCTTAAACTGGGTGTCGTGGGGGTAGGCCATCTGGGAAAATTCCACGCCAGACTGGCTGCTGAAATTGAGATCATCGACCTGGTCGGAGTCTACGACATCAACCAGGATCAGGCTGCAAAGGTTTGTGCTGACTGCAACTCCACCCCCTTTGCAGAACTGGATGAACTCCTCTCCCGGGTGGATGCCGTGAGCATTGTCGTTCCCACCAGCGAACATTTCAAAGTGGCCATGGCCGCCCTGGAGCAGGACTGCCACATTTTCATAGAAAAACCCATCGCCACCTCGGTCCAGGAAGCGGATTTGATCATTGCCAGAGCTAGGGAAAAAAACAGAAAAATCCAGGTAGGACATATTGAGAGGTTCAACCCGGCCATGCTGGCCGTAAAGAACTACAACCTGGCTCCCATGTTCATCGAGGCCCATCGGCTAAGCCAGTTCAATCCCAGGGGATGCGACGTGAGTGTGGTCCTGGATCTGATGATCCATGATCTGGATCTCATTTTGTACATGGTCAACAGTCCGGTGACCCATATAGACGCCTGCGGAGTGGCCGTGGTTTCAGATACCGAGGACATAGCCAATGTCCGGCTGAAATTTGCAACCGGATGCGTGGCCAACCTGACCAGCAGCCGGATCTCTCTCAGGTCCATGCGCCGGATGAGACTTTTCCAGAAAAATCAGTATATTGCCATGGATTTTATGGAAAAAAAATCCGATGTTTTTATGCTGAATCAGGACCAGGGGCAGGAATCAGACGGAATGGTGGTCAGCCAGATCGGGGTGGGAGAAAAGGCCAGAAACATAGTTTACCAGAAGCCTCAGGTCCCTGAAGTCAACTCTTTGAAAATGGAGCTTGAGGAATTTGCCAAAGCCGTGCTCCTGGACCTGGCACCCGAGGTCCCAGGAGAGCAGGGCCGGCAGGCTCTGGAGGTTGCCAACACCATCCTGGATAAGATAGCAAGACCTTAA
- a CDS encoding DegT/DnrJ/EryC1/StrS family aminotransferase gives MNVPFIDLKTQFSLIKDQVQTNMDRVLDHGAYVMGPEIRELEKRLADFCGQKHALACSSGTDALVLALLALDLKPGDGVLTTPFTFFATAEAIAFIGAVPIFVDIDPRTFNIDPAKLTQTLAALKKREKNGPALPRSGGKSQLGHPVPKDPVPRAVISVDLFGLPCDYDQLEEIVRSENLKLIVDAAQSFGAEYKGRSTCAIGDLACTSFFPAKPLGCYGDGGMCFTSHTATHQLMESLRVHGQGRDRYENVRLGLNARMDTLQAAVLLAKMEVFPRELELRCKAAENYNRLFEGSDLAVPRIFPDRKSAWAQYSLLARDRDHRQAIFKELEKNNIPWAIYYPLPLHRQKAFTYLGYETGDFPVSEDFSERIFSLPMHPYLESHVQEKIVRTVLSA, from the coding sequence TTGAACGTACCCTTCATCGACCTTAAGACCCAGTTCAGCCTGATCAAAGATCAGGTCCAGACCAATATGGACAGAGTCCTTGATCACGGCGCCTATGTCATGGGGCCTGAAATCAGGGAACTGGAAAAAAGGCTGGCTGATTTCTGCGGACAAAAGCACGCCCTGGCCTGCTCTTCAGGAACCGACGCCCTGGTCCTGGCCCTGCTGGCCCTGGACCTTAAGCCAGGAGACGGTGTCCTGACCACCCCGTTTACTTTTTTCGCCACAGCTGAAGCCATAGCCTTTATTGGCGCTGTCCCGATCTTTGTGGATATTGATCCCCGGACCTTTAATATTGATCCGGCAAAGCTGACCCAGACCCTGGCCGCCCTGAAAAAAAGAGAAAAAAATGGTCCGGCCCTGCCCAGATCCGGAGGGAAAAGCCAGCTTGGACACCCTGTTCCAAAAGATCCGGTTCCAAGGGCAGTCATCAGCGTGGACCTGTTCGGGCTGCCCTGCGACTATGACCAGCTGGAGGAAATCGTCCGGTCGGAAAACCTCAAACTCATTGTTGACGCGGCTCAGTCCTTTGGAGCTGAATACAAGGGCCGCTCCACCTGTGCCATCGGAGACCTGGCCTGCACCTCTTTTTTTCCAGCCAAACCCCTGGGATGTTACGGTGACGGAGGCATGTGCTTTACCAGCCATACTGCCACCCACCAGCTCATGGAATCCTTGCGGGTCCATGGACAGGGCCGGGACAGATATGAGAACGTCCGTCTGGGCCTGAATGCCCGTATGGACACCCTGCAGGCCGCAGTTCTGCTGGCCAAGATGGAAGTTTTCCCCCGGGAGCTGGAACTGCGCTGCAAAGCTGCTGAAAATTACAACCGATTATTTGAAGGATCCGATCTGGCCGTACCCCGGATATTCCCTGACCGGAAAAGTGCCTGGGCCCAATACAGCCTCCTGGCCAGGGACAGGGACCACCGCCAGGCCATTTTCAAAGAACTTGAGAAAAACAATATACCCTGGGCCATCTACTATCCTCTGCCCCTGCACCGGCAAAAGGCCTTTACCTATCTTGGCTATGAAACCGGGGATTTTCCAGTGAGCGAAGATTTTTCCGAACGCATCTTCAGCCTGCCCATGCATCCGTATCTGGAAAGCCACGTCCAGGAAAAAATTGTCCGGACAGTTCTGTCGGCATGA
- a CDS encoding membrane protein, translated as MFSLPDLWSGLFFPLLKLGFFISLGVFVGNLIEAMNWTRAMAMLATPLVRAGRLKDISGASFSMAFFSGITANTMLAEAYEQKKLNRKELVLSNLFNSLPTYFLHLPTTFFIIAPLIKAAAVPYLLLTISSAVLRTLVVIFIGRFILPAKKDQCIRCELPPSTRLVWSEILAKVRLRFGTRFKKVMMFTVPIYTLFYILLNTGFFALVEQFMADHVSALSFLPPQAIGVVVLQLAAEFSAGLAAAGALLDSGALGIKEIVLALITGNILSSPMRAIRHQLPYYAGIFSPALALRLIIYNQTLRAGSLMVVGWGYYVWG; from the coding sequence ATGTTTTCCCTTCCTGACCTGTGGTCAGGCCTTTTCTTCCCCCTGCTCAAACTCGGCTTTTTCATCTCCCTGGGCGTTTTCGTGGGCAACCTCATCGAGGCCATGAACTGGACCAGGGCGATGGCCATGCTGGCCACACCCCTGGTCAGGGCCGGAAGACTTAAAGATATTTCTGGGGCAAGCTTTTCCATGGCCTTTTTTTCAGGGATTACGGCCAACACCATGCTGGCCGAGGCCTATGAACAAAAAAAGCTGAACCGCAAGGAACTTGTCCTTTCCAACCTGTTCAATTCCCTGCCCACTTATTTCCTGCACCTGCCCACAACCTTTTTCATCATCGCCCCTTTGATCAAGGCTGCAGCAGTGCCTTATCTTCTGCTGACAATTTCTTCGGCCGTACTCAGAACCTTGGTGGTAATTTTCATTGGGCGGTTCATCCTGCCAGCCAAAAAAGACCAGTGCATCCGATGTGAGCTGCCGCCATCGACCAGGCTGGTCTGGTCCGAAATCCTGGCCAAAGTCCGGCTCAGGTTTGGAACAAGATTCAAGAAAGTGATGATGTTCACGGTGCCCATCTACACTCTGTTCTATATTCTGTTGAATACGGGCTTCTTTGCCCTGGTGGAACAGTTCATGGCTGACCACGTCAGTGCTCTGAGCTTTCTGCCGCCCCAGGCCATTGGCGTGGTGGTCCTTCAGCTGGCTGCAGAATTCTCCGCCGGTCTGGCAGCTGCCGGAGCCCTTCTGGACAGCGGAGCCCTGGGGATCAAGGAAATAGTCCTGGCCCTGATCACCGGAAACATACTCTCATCACCCATGAGGGCCATCCGGCACCAGCTGCCGTATTACGCAGGCATCTTCAGCCCGGCCCTGGCCCTGAGGCTGATCATTTACAACCAGACCCTCCGGGCCGGCAGTCTTATGGTCGTGGGCTGGGGCTATTATGTCTGGGGTTGA
- a CDS encoding response regulator — translation MAELDQNTGKKGLVNEPEKILIIDDESSTRNLFCMFLEAYGYEPLQAENGEQGLEIFRTQKPGIVFTDIKMPGMDGLEVLRQIKSLAPMTEVIVITGYGDMELAVKALNYDATDFINKPIKRESLEKALKRAGQRLELGQTRKKSIYLEFPGQSEARIVLDGNINAFSEPYLWEAYNTCLEKKVSEVSLVFRYSASVNGAGMAALGEIITDAARRNLQVAISGLSSNFIKVFKELGFLEKVEVRT, via the coding sequence ATGGCGGAACTTGATCAAAACACCGGTAAAAAAGGCCTGGTCAATGAACCGGAAAAGATTCTGATAATTGATGATGAATCTTCAACCAGGAACCTGTTTTGCATGTTCCTGGAGGCTTACGGTTATGAGCCTCTCCAGGCTGAGAACGGGGAACAGGGGCTTGAGATCTTCAGGACTCAAAAACCGGGCATTGTATTTACTGATATCAAGATGCCGGGCATGGACGGCCTGGAAGTGCTGAGACAGATCAAATCCCTGGCTCCCATGACCGAGGTCATTGTCATCACCGGCTACGGCGATATGGAGCTGGCTGTAAAGGCCCTGAATTATGATGCCACGGATTTCATCAATAAACCCATTAAAAGGGAAAGCCTGGAAAAAGCCCTGAAAAGAGCTGGCCAGCGCCTTGAACTGGGTCAGACCAGAAAAAAGTCCATCTATCTTGAATTCCCCGGACAGTCCGAGGCCAGGATAGTCCTTGACGGGAATATCAATGCCTTTTCCGAACCATACCTGTGGGAGGCCTATAACACCTGCCTGGAAAAAAAGGTCAGCGAGGTCAGCCTGGTTTTCAGATACAGTGCTTCGGTCAACGGAGCAGGCATGGCTGCCCTGGGAGAGATCATTACTGATGCGGCCAGGAGGAACCTTCAGGTAGCCATTTCAGGTTTATCATCGAACTTTATCAAGGTTTTCAAGGAACTTGGATTCCTGGAAAAGGTTGAAGTCCGGACCTGA
- a CDS encoding ABC transporter substrate-binding protein — protein sequence MSHVRLMLRILFCLLAVLAILACSSESNEDQNEQVLHGVTDDRIYIGSSLALTGHASFLGTQTLKGARAYINHINEQGGVHGRKIEIIAYDDGYDPPQCLANTQKLIIEDEVFCLFSYVGTPTTVKVLPLISEARIPLVGIFSGANDFREPFNRYIINVRPSYYEETREAVKYFVEELGLERIAVFYQYDAYGFDGLKGTELALKEYGLAPVARGSYTRGTMDIDEGLDNIIHSGAQAVVMIGTYDACAKFIQTSRERGFNPIFHNVSFVGSEELARILGPEGNGVIITQVVPLPDSLESQALLWGVQEFTELYRRYYPYEQPNLVALEGFINARVLVEGLERAGRNLNRERFIDAIESIQNYSLGIANTLSFSPDNHQGLSRVYFTIIYDGRLALLTDWQKVREIYGIH from the coding sequence ATGAGCCATGTAAGACTGATGCTTCGCATACTTTTCTGTCTTTTGGCAGTTCTGGCAATCCTTGCCTGTTCGTCGGAATCCAATGAAGACCAGAACGAGCAGGTACTGCACGGAGTAACCGATGACCGGATCTACATCGGTTCATCCCTGGCCCTGACCGGCCATGCCAGCTTTCTGGGCACCCAGACATTGAAAGGGGCTAGGGCCTATATCAACCATATCAATGAGCAGGGCGGAGTCCATGGGAGAAAAATCGAAATAATCGCCTATGATGACGGATACGATCCTCCCCAATGTCTGGCCAATACTCAAAAGCTGATCATCGAGGACGAAGTGTTCTGTCTTTTCAGCTACGTGGGGACCCCCACCACTGTCAAGGTCCTCCCCTTGATTTCCGAGGCCAGAATCCCCCTGGTGGGCATCTTTTCCGGAGCCAATGACTTTCGGGAACCTTTTAACCGCTACATAATCAATGTCCGCCCCTCGTACTATGAGGAAACCAGGGAAGCGGTCAAATACTTTGTGGAAGAGCTGGGACTTGAACGAATTGCCGTGTTTTACCAGTATGATGCCTATGGTTTTGACGGACTTAAAGGAACTGAACTGGCCCTCAAGGAATACGGCCTGGCCCCGGTGGCCAGAGGCAGCTATACCAGAGGCACCATGGATATTGACGAGGGTCTTGACAATATCATCCATTCAGGTGCTCAGGCCGTGGTCATGATCGGGACTTACGATGCCTGTGCCAAATTCATCCAGACCTCCAGAGAAAGGGGATTCAACCCCATTTTTCACAATGTCTCCTTTGTAGGCAGTGAAGAGCTGGCCAGGATCCTGGGGCCGGAAGGCAACGGGGTCATCATAACCCAGGTTGTCCCCCTCCCGGACTCCCTGGAGTCCCAGGCCCTGCTCTGGGGCGTTCAGGAATTCACCGAACTCTACAGACGGTACTATCCGTATGAACAGCCGAACCTGGTGGCCCTGGAAGGGTTTATCAACGCCAGGGTCCTGGTTGAAGGGCTGGAGCGGGCCGGGCGAAACCTGAACCGGGAACGGTTCATCGATGCCATTGAGTCCATCCAGAACTATTCCCTGGGTATTGCCAACACTCTGTCCTTCAGCCCTGACAATCATCAGGGGCTTTCCAGAGTCTATTTCACCATAATCTATGACGGAAGGCTGGCCCTGCTCACTGACTGGCAGAAAGTCAGGGAAATCTATGGTATTCATTAG
- a CDS encoding ATP-binding protein codes for MFRFQDISLKNKIFFSTLAMVLMLSIAIAIFARWILVSSLVNELTIRGIAIAQSIADQGRGYVLTRDHPNLVSLVFDASQLGERQILVDYIFIIDDEKKLLSHTFIKPFPEELIHSNPIPGDRNYSVRKLQVADSSAYDIAVPIWEGIYQIGTVRVGLKEKHIHQIIHKLRITFLGFIFGTIIIIFLLSHWLAKYITKSLSQLTKMADEISQGNLDFKPLALFKDSHDNREEHCPAYYNTDLPCWHVDKVMDVSSDSEHIPEKASYCTDCMAKRKKVGDEVQQLADSFKNMVRSIKLYRSRVRESESKYRSLFKSGPAPIFVLSCGTLIILDANPSAQQTYGYTREELVNMPFTKLAPEFKNKFISYFEAYPEDESFVYAKAIHYKKGQIPFYTNVEACRTRYRNKDAVIVATTDITEMIDKDAQLIQASKMTSLGQLSAGIAHELNQPLNAIKMGSEFLSMMHENKEDISSEQMERITREISRQVDRATEIINNLREFGRKSDFTKEKTDINKPVHNVLSITAQQLKLQNITVKLNLTNDLPPIMAHKNRLEQVIFNLITNARDAIIQKQSDDPGAGSGEIVISTSLEDDQVVLAVSDNGTGMPESVREKIFDPFYTTKQTGMGMGLGLSISYGIIKDYEGEIDIHSVEGSGTTFKISFPRLKKIPVLVPG; via the coding sequence ATGTTCAGATTCCAGGACATCAGTCTAAAAAACAAGATCTTTTTTTCCACCCTGGCCATGGTCCTCATGCTCAGCATCGCCATTGCCATATTTGCCAGGTGGATACTTGTTTCCAGTCTGGTGAACGAGTTGACCATCCGGGGAATAGCCATTGCCCAGAGTATTGCTGACCAGGGCCGGGGCTACGTCCTGACCAGAGATCATCCCAACCTGGTCAGCCTGGTATTTGATGCTTCTCAGCTGGGGGAGCGACAGATCCTGGTGGATTACATCTTTATCATTGATGACGAGAAAAAACTGCTCTCCCACACTTTTATCAAGCCGTTTCCTGAAGAGCTGATTCATTCCAATCCCATTCCAGGCGACAGAAACTACAGTGTGCGCAAGCTCCAGGTGGCTGATTCCAGTGCCTACGATATTGCCGTGCCCATCTGGGAGGGAATTTATCAGATAGGCACGGTGCGGGTCGGGCTGAAGGAAAAGCACATCCATCAGATCATTCACAAACTGAGGATAACTTTCCTGGGGTTCATCTTCGGAACCATCATCATCATTTTTCTCCTCAGCCACTGGCTGGCCAAGTATATCACCAAATCCCTGTCCCAATTGACAAAAATGGCCGACGAAATCAGCCAGGGAAATCTGGACTTCAAGCCCCTGGCCCTGTTCAAGGATTCCCACGACAACCGGGAAGAGCATTGTCCGGCCTACTACAATACTGACCTGCCCTGCTGGCATGTTGACAAGGTCATGGACGTATCCTCGGACAGTGAACATATTCCGGAAAAAGCCTCATACTGCACCGACTGCATGGCCAAACGAAAAAAAGTGGGCGACGAAGTCCAGCAGCTGGCTGATTCATTCAAAAACATGGTCAGAAGTATCAAACTCTACCGCAGCCGGGTCCGGGAGTCGGAAAGCAAATACCGCTCCCTCTTCAAAAGCGGTCCGGCCCCCATCTTTGTCCTCAGCTGCGGCACTCTGATCATTCTGGATGCCAACCCCAGTGCCCAGCAGACATACGGTTACACCCGCGAGGAGCTGGTCAACATGCCCTTCACCAAACTGGCACCGGAATTCAAGAACAAGTTCATCTCCTATTTTGAGGCCTACCCTGAAGATGAAAGCTTTGTCTATGCCAAGGCCATTCATTATAAAAAAGGTCAGATCCCTTTTTACACCAATGTTGAGGCCTGCAGGACCAGATATCGGAACAAGGATGCCGTCATTGTGGCCACCACCGACATCACAGAAATGATCGACAAAGATGCTCAGCTTATTCAGGCCAGCAAAATGACCAGCCTAGGTCAGCTCTCTGCAGGAATTGCCCACGAACTGAACCAGCCCCTCAATGCCATAAAGATGGGCAGTGAGTTTCTGAGCATGATGCATGAAAACAAGGAAGACATCTCCAGTGAACAGATGGAAAGGATCACCAGGGAAATCAGCCGACAGGTGGACAGAGCCACGGAAATCATCAATAATCTGCGTGAATTCGGACGCAAATCAGACTTTACCAAAGAAAAGACCGACATCAACAAGCCGGTCCATAATGTACTGTCCATAACCGCCCAGCAGTTGAAGCTGCAGAATATCACGGTCAAGCTCAACCTGACCAATGACCTGCCGCCCATCATGGCTCACAAGAATCGTCTGGAGCAGGTCATCTTTAATTTGATAACCAATGCAAGAGATGCCATAATCCAGAAGCAAAGCGATGACCCCGGAGCAGGATCCGGTGAGATAGTCATTTCCACCAGTCTGGAAGATGACCAGGTGGTCCTTGCTGTATCAGACAACGGCACCGGTATGCCCGAGTCGGTCAGAGAAAAAATATTCGACCCCTTCTACACCACCAAACAGACCGGCATGGGCATGGGGCTTGGCCTGTCCATCTCTTATGGAATAATCAAGGATTATGAGGGTGAAATCGACATTCACAGTGTGGAGGGGTCAGGAACGACCTTTAAGATATCATTCCCCAGGCTTAAGAAAATCCCTGTGCTTGTGCCTGGGTGA
- a CDS encoding response regulator, with protein MRKILVIDDEKPTLSMFQLFLKVYGYTVFTAENGEEGLKIFQKEKPSMVITDIKMPGMDGLEVLKKIKELSPKTEVIIITGHGDVDLTLEAMNLNATDFINKPIQKKALDSALKRAQERISLLESNEKEVSWSMLDHIAVVDIQGNINASHEDLLMEIYDEVEKNKDTPVLLRFSENSSVSGAGIGILIQILSRSLENQQKMAMTGLSDNMNKFFEIVGINKLARIFPTQEEAVAYLKGHEPPPKPAAE; from the coding sequence ATGCGCAAAATCCTGGTCATTGACGACGAAAAACCCACCCTGAGCATGTTTCAGCTTTTTTTAAAGGTCTACGGCTATACTGTATTTACTGCTGAAAACGGTGAAGAAGGGCTGAAGATATTTCAAAAGGAAAAACCTTCCATGGTTATCACCGACATCAAGATGCCCGGCATGGACGGCCTGGAGGTCCTGAAAAAAATCAAGGAGTTGAGTCCAAAGACAGAGGTGATCATCATCACCGGCCATGGGGATGTGGATCTGACCCTTGAAGCCATGAATCTCAATGCCACGGACTTCATCAACAAGCCCATCCAGAAAAAGGCCCTGGATTCGGCCCTGAAAAGGGCCCAGGAAAGAATCAGCCTCCTGGAAAGCAATGAAAAGGAAGTATCATGGTCAATGCTGGATCATATTGCAGTGGTGGATATCCAGGGCAATATCAATGCCTCCCATGAAGACCTGCTCATGGAGATCTACGATGAAGTGGAAAAAAACAAAGACACCCCGGTTCTGCTGCGCTTCAGTGAAAACTCGTCTGTGAGTGGAGCCGGCATCGGGATACTTATTCAGATCCTTTCCAGAAGCCTGGAAAATCAACAGAAAATGGCCATGACCGGCCTTTCCGACAATATGAACAAGTTTTTTGAAATCGTTGGGATAAACAAACTGGCCCGAATATTTCCAACCCAGGAGGAGGCTGTTGCTTATCTCAAAGGTCATGAACCTCCTCCCAAACCTGCAGCGGAGTAG
- a CDS encoding peroxiredoxin family protein: MARPIHLTQALFMVLLIAMSAAHVSAKNIISVDEYLPEFVFQAPYGQEEKKYLGLDEKEDFMLSELGPSYFLIEVVGAYCPVCHTQSAEVNQLFNRIKRDEMLREKILMFSIAPGATAMEIEYLKGTWNAPYPILGDYEYDFHKTIGSPDTPFTLIVSRDGKVLYAHLGRIPEPAVLMEKIRGIISLSLSNPD; this comes from the coding sequence ATGGCTAGACCCATACACCTGACCCAGGCCCTGTTCATGGTGCTGCTTATTGCCATGTCGGCTGCCCATGTTTCAGCCAAAAATATCATCAGCGTGGATGAATACCTGCCGGAATTCGTATTTCAGGCCCCATACGGACAGGAAGAAAAAAAATACCTGGGGCTGGATGAAAAAGAAGATTTCATGCTCTCAGAGCTTGGTCCCAGCTACTTTCTCATTGAAGTAGTCGGAGCCTACTGCCCAGTGTGTCATACCCAGTCAGCCGAGGTCAATCAGCTGTTCAACCGGATAAAACGGGATGAGATGCTCAGGGAAAAAATACTCATGTTTTCCATTGCTCCGGGGGCTACGGCCATGGAGATAGAATACCTCAAAGGCACCTGGAACGCACCCTATCCCATTCTTGGGGATTATGAATATGACTTCCATAAAACAATCGGCAGTCCGGACACACCCTTCACCCTGATTGTTTCCAGGGATGGAAAGGTTTTGTACGCCCATTTGGGCAGGATTCCGGAACCAGCGGTTCTGATGGAAAAAATCAGGGGCATAATCAGCTTGTCCCTGTCCAACCCTGATTAA